Proteins from a genomic interval of Chloroflexota bacterium:
- the ruvA gene encoding Holliday junction branch migration protein RuvA gives MIVALEGILESRGIDSAVVKVGPLSLQVYIPGSTLSRLGSVGDKVYLHTHLYLREDNIAVYGFASADELALFQNFISVSGIGPKAALALLSTFNVEQLASAIVSGNVDLLTQVPGIGKKTAGRVVLELKAKLEKGWVGAVPPALTQEDADVVAALTHLGYSLKEATQAVASLPNSPELDLEEKVKLALRQLAGA, from the coding sequence ATGATAGTTGCCTTAGAAGGTATATTGGAGAGCCGGGGGATCGATTCGGCAGTGGTCAAAGTTGGGCCGCTTAGCCTTCAAGTGTATATTCCCGGCTCTACTTTGAGTCGACTCGGTTCTGTTGGAGACAAGGTATATCTGCATACACATTTGTATTTAAGGGAAGATAATATAGCTGTTTATGGCTTCGCTTCTGCCGACGAGCTAGCACTTTTTCAGAACTTCATTTCTGTTTCGGGTATAGGCCCTAAGGCAGCGCTGGCTTTGCTTTCCACGTTCAATGTTGAGCAACTGGCTTCAGCTATAGTCAGTGGCAACGTTGACTTGCTCACTCAGGTGCCTGGTATTGGCAAGAAGACAGCTGGACGGGTAGTATTGGAGTTGAAGGCAAAGCTGGAGAAGGGGTGGGTAGGGGCTGTGCCCCCGGCCTTAACGCAAGAGGATGCCGATGTAGTAGCTGCTCTGACCCATCTCGGCTATTCCTTGAAGGAAGCCACTCAGGCTGTGGCCAGTTTGCCTAATTCTCCAGAGCTTGACCTGGAGGAGAAGGTTAAGTTAGCTTTGAGGCAACTGGCCGGAGCATAG
- the ruvC gene encoding crossover junction endodeoxyribonuclease RuvC — translation MRVLGIDPGTLNLGYGVVDEEAGGMVMVVCGVLSLPSKVPVERRLSSLYEKLCEIVARYKPDEVAIEEPFVAGNARSALAIGRAQATAILAAAKENLPIFRYLPTQVKQQVTDYGNSSKEQVQEMVRLQLGLAQPPQPSDAADALAVAICHFHQKHIERLLARGK, via the coding sequence ATGCGTGTTCTCGGTATTGACCCGGGCACTTTGAATCTGGGCTATGGCGTAGTTGATGAAGAAGCTGGTGGGATGGTGATGGTTGTCTGTGGGGTACTGAGCCTGCCTTCTAAAGTCCCTGTGGAGCGAAGGCTGTCCTCTCTGTATGAGAAGCTTTGTGAGATAGTAGCTCGCTACAAGCCTGACGAAGTGGCCATTGAAGAGCCGTTTGTGGCAGGAAATGCTCGCTCCGCTTTGGCTATAGGCAGGGCTCAGGCAACAGCCATTTTAGCCGCGGCCAAGGAGAATTTACCGATTTTTCGCTACTTGCCGACGCAGGTGAAGCAACAGGTAACCGATTATGGTAACAGCAGCAAAGAGCAGGTACAGGAAATGGTCAGGCTTCAGCTTGGGCTGGCTCAGCCTCCTCAGCCTAGCGATGCTGCTGACGCCTTAGCTGTCGCTATCTGCCACTTTCACCAGAAACACATTGAGCGTCTGCTGGCCAGAGGCAAGTAA
- a CDS encoding YebC/PmpR family DNA-binding transcriptional regulator, producing the protein MSGHSKWAQIKRQKGVTDARRGQLFTKLTREIIVVVREGGPNPDSNFRLRLAIQKARDKNMPSENIERAIKRGSGELGGASLSEIIIEGYGPNGVAVLVEALTDNRNRTLQEVRSLFSRHGGSLGASGSVSWIFENRGVITVETDGVDAEELAMVAIDAGADDVKEEKGYLEIHTTPQNLETVRKAVEQIKPPVSAEVQRVAKKTVVLDEKEAIQTLKLLDHLEEMDDVQHVSANLDYSEAVLEKLRAQA; encoded by the coding sequence ATGTCAGGCCATTCTAAATGGGCTCAAATTAAGCGTCAGAAAGGCGTAACTGATGCCCGGCGGGGGCAGCTATTTACCAAGCTTACTCGTGAGATTATAGTGGTAGTGAGGGAAGGTGGGCCTAACCCCGATTCTAACTTCCGTCTGCGTCTGGCCATACAGAAGGCCCGTGACAAGAACATGCCATCGGAGAATATTGAGCGGGCGATAAAGCGGGGAAGTGGTGAGCTTGGGGGGGCGAGCCTTTCTGAGATAATTATCGAAGGCTATGGACCTAACGGTGTAGCGGTTCTGGTTGAGGCACTGACAGATAATCGCAATCGCACTCTTCAGGAGGTGCGCAGTTTGTTTTCTCGCCATGGCGGTAGCCTTGGTGCCAGCGGTTCTGTTTCCTGGATATTTGAGAATAGAGGCGTCATCACTGTGGAAACCGATGGTGTGGATGCTGAAGAGCTGGCTATGGTGGCAATCGATGCTGGTGCTGATGATGTCAAAGAGGAGAAAGGCTATCTTGAGATTCATACCACGCCGCAAAATTTAGAGACGGTGCGGAAAGCGGTAGAGCAAATAAAGCCGCCGGTTTCGGCCGAGGTTCAGCGGGTGGCTAAGAAAACAGTGGTCCTGGACGAAAAAGAAGCCATTCAAACTCTGAAATTGCTCGACCATCTGGAAGAGATGGATGATGTTCAGCATGTTTCTGCTAATCTCGATTACTCAGAGGCTGTTCTGGAGAAATTGCGGGCTCAGGCATAA
- a CDS encoding small multi-drug export protein produces MIEELLNLDIAKELIVVIISALPVVELRGALPVAINVFHMPWYWAFCLAVIGNMLPVPILLLFFESLARIVSKVEIGKKLVDWVFRHTRRHEKMIQKYERLGLMLFVAIPLPMTGAWTGSIIAFILGMRFTYALLSILCGVIIAGAIVTCLCLLGWVGAIIAGVGLSALAILGWWRA; encoded by the coding sequence ATGATTGAAGAACTCCTTAACCTAGACATTGCCAAGGAGCTAATAGTCGTCATCATATCAGCCCTGCCCGTAGTAGAGCTTCGCGGTGCTTTGCCTGTAGCCATAAACGTGTTCCACATGCCGTGGTACTGGGCTTTCTGCCTAGCTGTCATAGGCAATATGCTGCCGGTACCAATACTGCTTTTGTTCTTTGAGTCATTAGCCAGAATCGTTAGCAAAGTGGAAATCGGTAAAAAACTGGTGGACTGGGTTTTTAGACACACAAGGCGGCACGAGAAAATGATTCAAAAATACGAGCGGCTTGGGCTTATGTTATTTGTGGCCATTCCACTGCCAATGACCGGGGCATGGACCGGGTCGATAATCGCCTTCATTCTCGGTATGAGATTCACCTACGCCTTGCTGTCTATCCTCTGCGGAGTAATAATTGCCGGCGCTATTGTTACCTGTTTATGCCTTTTGGGCTGGGTTGGCGCCATTATCGCCGGAGTCGGACTCAGCGCCCTCGCCATACTCGGCTGGTGGCGAGCTTAG